AAATGTTGTTGGAGTTCACGAACTTTCAGCCAAAGCACTTCCAGTCGAGGATTTCTAACTTGATATTCTCCATTAAGCTGCTTTACTATTAGTTCGCTGTCTAGAAAACAGTGCACATAACCCTTTGTAAAGTCATGTGCTAGTTGAAGGGCTTCTATTAGCGCTTCATACTCAGCTTGGTTGTTAGTTTTCCTTCCCAAAAACTTGGAAAATTTCTTCGCCACAACCCCATTTTCGTCCACTATCTTAATGGCGAC
Above is a window of Candidatus Bathyarchaeota archaeon DNA encoding:
- a CDS encoding ribonuclease HI family protein, translating into MRQLWTYSDGASRGNPGPAAVAIKIVDENGVVAKKFSKFLGRKTNNQAEYEALIEALQLAHDFTKGYVHCFLDSELIVKQLNGEYQVRNPRLEVLWLKVRELQQHFQSVSFNHISRTDKNMKEVDASANRVLDSILG